Proteins encoded by one window of Haematobia irritans isolate KBUSLIRL chromosome 2, ASM5000362v1, whole genome shotgun sequence:
- the Rab7 gene encoding RAS oncogene family member Rab7, whose amino-acid sequence MATRKKSLLKVIILGDSSVGKTSLMNQYVSKRFSNQYKATIGADFCTKEVAVDDRVVTMQIWDTAGQERFQSLGVAFYRGADCCVLVYDVTSPNSFKNLDSWRDEFLIQASPRDPEHFPFVVLGNKVDMDNRQVSTRRAQQWCQSKNDIPYFETSAKEGINVELAFQTIAKNALAQEAEVELYNEFPDQIRLNADRNSRPGNADNCQC is encoded by the coding sequence ATGGCTACACGTAAGAAGTCTCTGTTAAAAGTTATCATTTTGGGCGATAGTAGTGTTGGAAAAACGTCATTGATGAACCAATATGTGAGCAAACGATTCTCAAATCAATATAAGGCAACGATTGGTGCTGATTTTTGTACAAAAGAAGTAGCTGTTGATGATCGTGTTGTCACAATGCAAATTTGGGATACTGCCGGCCAAGAGCGATTCCAATCATTAGGTGTTGCTTTTTATCGTGGGGCAGATTGTTGTGTTTTGGTTTATGACGTCACATCACCCAATTCATTTAAGAATCTCGATTCCTGGCGCGACGAATTCCTAATACAAGCTAGCCCCCGTGATCCAGAACATTTTCCATTTGTTGTCTTGGGAAATAAGGTTGACATGGATAATCGCCAGGTGTCTACAAGACGAGCCCAACAATGGTGTCAATCTAAAAATGATATTCCTTATTTCGAGACGTCCGCCAAGGAGGGTATTAATGTGGAATTAGCATTTCAAACTATCGCTAAGAATGCATTAGCCCAGGAAGCGGAAGTGGAACTTTACAACGAATTTCCTGACCAAATTCGCTTAAATGCTGACCGAAACAGTCGTCCCGGAAATGCTGATAATTGTCAATGCTAA
- the LOC142225463 gene encoding uncharacterized protein LOC142225463 produces MSYLLTEIALEMLGYKYYDIYGVPDDINNFQNLAASDRTTDGSNEPHLDTILGVDTRNAKRSTSTNHLLINLPEEVTKLMDLEYNKVRQQFLRNKLSLTEEYLDPKAMQAKIQYHQESEYDKLTAEKNNLQNFRRVVEDNLRYIKPASFEKHLNGFKNANTSTTFKTGHP; encoded by the coding sequence ATGTCTTATTTGTTGACAGAAATTGCTTTGGAAATGCTGGGCTACAAATATTACGATATATATGGAGTTCCAGACGATattaataatttccaaaatttggctgCTTCTGACCGTACAACTGATGGctccaatgaaccacacttggacACGATACTCGGTGTAGATACCAGAAATGCTAAGCGATCAACCAGTACAaatcatttgttaattaatttgccAGAAGAAGTCACAAAATTAATGGATTTAGAATATAACAAAGTCAGACAACAGTTTTTGCGGAACAAGCTATCTCTGACCGAGGAATATCTGGATCCAAAGGCTATGCAAGCAAAAATACAATATCATCAAGAATCTGAGTACGATAAACTAACAgcagaaaaaaacaatttgcaaaatttccgtaGAGTGGTTGAAGACAATTTACGATACATAAAACCTGCTTCGTTTGAGAAGCATTTGAATGGATTTAAGAATGCCAACACGAGCACCACCTTCAAAACTGGACACCCATAG